One stretch of Alcaligenes aquatilis DNA includes these proteins:
- a CDS encoding ABC transporter ATP-binding protein yields MTPSNNGPAPVALANVSKLYGQQRAANAVNFELYPGQCTVLAGHNGAGKSTVIKLILGLIRADEGKVTLLNHDASSSQAARLRTHIGYLPETVALHPALTGTETLAFYARLKGLPTRDNQALLARVGIAQAAHKRVGTYSKGMRQRLALAQTLLGKPRVLLLDEPTTGLDPASRLLFYEIVQELRDAGATILLSTHALAEMERLADRIIVMQQGSKIADGTLSELRQHAGLPVRIRLTVEQIPDPVPQHWDVIGSQRLERHCTEAEKIQILRQAHAIAGLTDLELESPGLDELYAHFLKREDY; encoded by the coding sequence CCGCCAACGCGGTGAACTTCGAGCTTTATCCCGGCCAATGCACCGTGCTGGCTGGCCACAATGGTGCGGGCAAAAGTACCGTCATCAAGTTGATTCTGGGTCTGATCCGCGCCGATGAAGGCAAGGTCACTTTGCTGAACCACGACGCCAGCTCGTCCCAGGCTGCCCGGCTGCGAACCCATATCGGCTACTTGCCCGAAACCGTCGCCCTGCACCCTGCCTTGACCGGCACCGAAACCCTGGCGTTTTACGCCCGCCTGAAAGGGCTACCTACCCGTGACAACCAGGCTTTACTGGCCCGTGTCGGCATTGCCCAGGCTGCTCACAAGCGCGTGGGCACCTATTCCAAAGGCATGCGCCAACGACTGGCACTGGCCCAGACCTTGCTGGGCAAACCCCGTGTGCTCTTACTGGACGAACCTACAACAGGCCTGGACCCAGCCTCCCGCCTGCTGTTCTACGAAATCGTGCAAGAACTGCGCGATGCCGGTGCCACCATCCTGCTCAGCACTCACGCCCTAGCCGAAATGGAGCGTCTGGCAGACCGCATCATCGTGATGCAGCAGGGGAGCAAGATTGCCGATGGCACCTTGTCCGAACTGCGCCAACACGCGGGCTTGCCGGTACGTATTCGCCTGACTGTGGAACAAATCCCCGATCCTGTTCCGCAACACTGGGATGTCATCGGTTCCCAGCGCCTGGAGCGTCACTGCACCGAAGCCGAAAAAATCCAGATCCTGCGCCAGGCCCATGCCATTGCAGGATTGACCGACCTGGAGCTGGAGTCCCCCGGTCTGGACGAGCTGTATGCGCACTTTTTAAAGCGCGAGGATTACTAA